One Ranitomeya variabilis isolate aRanVar5 chromosome 5, aRanVar5.hap1, whole genome shotgun sequence DNA window includes the following coding sequences:
- the LOC143776796 gene encoding E3 ubiquitin-protein ligase TRIM39-like: MASADLRVELLCSICLSTFKDPVTLRCGHNFCRVCIGRVLHTQDRSGVYSCPDCRKRFRERPTLMRNINLHNVAERFLITQQEQEEITGICCTYCVDSPVPAVRSCLRCEASLCDKHLRVHSKSPEHVLCDPSTSLEKTKCSVHKELLKYYCTRDAICICVSCSLAGEHRGHQVEMLDEASKKKKNKLRNVLQELITKREETEERVRSLEERWRKGQEKAAGEAERVTALCTDIRRRVDDLEKKVLSEISRQEKEESLSLSALIHQLEIKKDELSRKMRHIEELCNMTDPLTVLQEPDTGDLCDPEEEGGDEDTGGHDKQPHDGDDLDVAVISHTLHTLCDVISGIRCGVYVVNPADILLDVTTAGNNLLISNDLKTATGTEEKQNRPETAERFRDYNQVMSRTGFTSGRHYWDVEGGRRGGWMVGMCYPSIVRMGWQSLIGENNKSWSLARYNNQYSALHDREEIRLPDEISSDRVRICLDYEAGQLSFYELCDPIRHLHTFTAAFSEPLHAALCVITPLVRGGDWIRICS, from the coding sequence ATGGCGTCTGCTGATCTGAGAGTCGAGCTGCTCTGCTCCATCTGTTTATCTACATTTAAGGACCCTGTAacgctgagatgtggacacaacttctgccgggtctgtattgGTCGTGTGCTGCATACACAGGACAGgtctggagtttattcctgtcctgaCTGCAGAAAAAGATTTCGGGAGCGGCCGACACTGATGAGGAACATAAACCTCCATAATGTCGCAGAACGTTTCCTGATTACTCAGCAAGAACAAgaggagatcaccgggatctgctgcacttactgtgtggactctccggtacctgctgttagatcctgtctacgctgtgaggcttctctgtgtgataaacacctgagggttcacagcaaatcaccagaacacgtcttatgtgatcccagcacttctctggagaaAACGAAATGTTCTGTCCATAAGGAACTTTTAAAGTATTATTGTACTCGGGATGCCATctgtatctgtgtgtcctgcagtCTGGCCGGAGAACATCGGGGACATCAGGTGGAGATGCTGGATGAGGCCtcaaagaagaagaagaacaaaCTGAGAAATGTTCTGCAGGAACTGATCACAAAGAGAGAAGAGACTGAGGAAAGAGTCCGGAGTCTGGAGGAGCGCTGGAGAAAAGGTCAAGAGAAAGCAGCTGGAGAAGCCGAGAGAGTCActgccctgtgtacagacatcaggagacgggtggacgacctggagaagaaggtcctgagtgagatctccaggcaggaaaaggaagagtcactgtcactgtctgctctgatccatcagctggaaataaagaaggacgagctgtccaggaagatgagacacattgaggagctgtgtaacatgacggatccactgactgtcttacaggaaccagacaccggtgacttgtgtgatcctgaggaggagggaggtgatgaggacacagggggacatgataaacagccccatgatggagatgacctggatgtggctgtgatctcacacacattacacacattatgtGACGTAATATCAGGTATAAGGTGCGGGGTCTATGTGGTGAatcctgcagacatattactggatgtaaccACAGCTGGTAATAATCTCCTTATATCAAACGACCTGAAAACTGCAACCGGGACAGAAGAGAAGCAGAATcgtccagaaacagcagagagattccGGGATTATAATCAGGTGATGAGCAGGACgggatttacctcaggacgacattactgggatgtggaggGCGGTAGACGAGGGGGGTGGATGGTGGGGATGTGTTATCCCAGTATAGTCAGGATGGGGTGGCAGTCACTGATTGGAGAAAATAACAAGTCCTGGAGTCTGGCAAGATATAATAATCAGTATTCAGCGCTACATGACAGGGAAGAGATCCGGTTACCTGATGAGATCTCCAGTGATAGAgtcaggatatgtctggattatgaggccgggcagttgtccttttatgagctgtgtgaccccatcagacacttacacaccttcactgccgcCTTCTCCGAGCCCCTTCATGCTGCATTATGTGTAATTACCCCATTAGTTCGTGGTGGTGACTGGATTAGAATCTGCAGCTGA